A single genomic interval of Seriola aureovittata isolate HTS-2021-v1 ecotype China chromosome 10, ASM2101889v1, whole genome shotgun sequence harbors:
- the LOC130176752 gene encoding caldesmon-like isoform X4: MRDSEDSSTIDVINTNSVTETGSESSATTTGAGGADDDQALLERLAKREERRQKRMKEAMERQKEFDPTISTNGTDGTLEEQSSISSSRQRHTEEEEEKKEENPAQEEVANSWRKEEEEKKEEEKESVEESRTPTTRNEEEAEVDVGKKDAAEEAVDKEEEERKRKEEEEKQQKEMDEKLRIEEEERQKREMEKRKREEEERQLKEAEERKKREEEQQQQKQNEERQKKEEEEKQKKEMEEKIKKEEEEKQKREMAEKKKKEEEEKRKKEMEEKKKKEEEEKKMKKGLEEKKKKEEEERRKKETEEKKKEEEEKRKKEAEEKKKKEEEDKRKKREMEEKKKKEEEEKPKRFGFKEKNEPTKQNGAFAENKLKKTDKTSSRDSTPSTKADDVERQEAERKLQELKRRRNDAESEEFEKMKQKQQDAEAELEDLKRKREERRKILEEEEKQKKQEMEDKKTKEQEERKRMREEIEKRRAEAAEKKKQKEEDTGKPVFAISPKGSSKIGAKAEFLSKSAQKSTAARGSHTPIVSKIGNRLEQYTSALQGNKEAKSPKSAMADIPTGGTRSIKSMWEKGNVGGSSESPAPANKDVVAGIKGGVAGRVNSWMAKPAEAEKTTPAPEAASPAAAKPADVKPGDAGNKRGMWETKKGSAPAKVAVGGKSKFVTNAGVRP; encoded by the exons TGTCACAGAGACTGGGTCCGAGTCCTCCGCCACCACCACTGGTGCTGGAGGTGCAGATGATGACCAGGCTTTGCTGGAGCGCCTGGCCAAGAGGGAGGAGCGGAGGCAGAAGAGAATGAAGGAGGCcatggagagacagaaggagtTCGACCCCACCATCAGCACCAACGGCACAGACGGCACACTGGAGGAGCAGtcctccatcagcagcagcagacagcgacacacagaggaagaagaggagaagaaggaggagaatcCTGCCCAGGAGGAGGTGGCAAACTcctggaggaaagaggaagaagagaagaaggaagaagagaag GAATCTGTTGAGGAGTCAAGAACACCAACCACAAGAAATGAG GAGGAGGCTGAGGTTGATGTAGGGAAGAAAGATGCTGCTGAGGAAGCTGTtgacaaggaggaggaagaaaggaagaggaaagaagaagaggaaaaacagcagaaagaaatgGATGAAAAGCTAAGgatagaagaggaggagaggcaaaaaagggaaatggaaaagcgaaagagagaggaagaagaaaggcaGCTGAAGGAGGcggaggaaaggaagaagagggaagaggaacaacaacaacaaaagcaaaatgaagagaggcagaaaaaggaggaagaagaaaaacagaaaaaagagatggaggaaaaaattaaaaaagaagaagaggaaaaacagaaaagggaaatggcagaaaagaagaagaaagaggaggaggaaaaacgaaagaaagaaatggaggagaaaaagaaaaaggaggaggaggaaaagaagatgaagaaaggtctagaggaaaagaagaagaaagaagaggaggagagacggaAAAAGGAGacggaggaaaagaagaaagaagaggaggaaaagcgGAAAAAGGAGgctgaggagaaaaagaaaaaagaggaagaggataaACGCAAAAAGCgagagatggaagaaaagaagaagaaagaggag GAGGAGAAGCCAAAGAGATTTGGTTTTAAGgaaaag AACGAACCAACCAAACAGAACGGAGCTTTCGCTGAGAATAAGCTTAAGAAGACGGACAAGACATCAAG cagGGACAGCACTCCCTCCACTAAGGCAGATGACGTGGAGCGACAGGAGGCCGAACGTAAGCTGCAGGAGCTGAAGCGCCGGCGAAATGACGCAGAGAGCGAGGAGTTTGAGAAGatgaagcagaagcagcaggacGCAGAGGCCGAGCTGGAGGacctgaagaggaagagagaggagaggaggaagatcctggaggaggaggagaagcagaagaaacAGGAGATGGAGGACAAGAAAACCAAAGAGCAG gaggagaggaagaggatgagggaggagatagagaagaggagggcagaggctgcagagaagaagaaacagaaagaggaagacacCGGAAAACCTGTGTTTGCTATCAGTCCCAAAGGCTCCTCCAAG aTCGGGGCGAAAGCAGAATTCTTGAGCAAATCAGCCCAGAAAAG CACCGCAGCCAGAGGGTCACACACTCCAATTGTCTCCAAGATAGGCAACAGACTAGAACAGTACACTTCTGCCCTCCAG GGAAACAAAGAAGCCAAATCCCCCAAATCTGCAATGGCAGATATTCCTACAGGAGGCACGCGTAGCATCAAGAGCATGTGGGAGAAGGGCAACGTCGGTGGCTCCTCTGAAAGCCCGGCCCCTGCCAACAAG GATGTTGTGGCTGGTATCAAAGGAGGTGTGGCTGGACGTGTCAACAGTTGGATGGCAAAGCctgcagaggcagagaagaCAACACCGGCACCAGAAGCAgcatcaccagcagcagcaaagccGGCA